From Thermoplasmata archaeon, a single genomic window includes:
- a CDS encoding 30S ribosomal protein S4e, with protein sequence SVPVGLILRDMLHVCDTAREARHILNGRHVLIDGRPVTNPKFPVGLMDVVSLEDTKAHYRMLVDHRGRMNLQTVEAPEAKWKLCRIENKTTVRGGKTQINLHDGRNVLLPKDAHKTGTTLKLGVPDQKVLAHFDLAEGATALITGGKHVGELAHVLAVQKTRNPRANVVTFKEGFSTDVDKVFVVGKEAAEVKLPEVSAL encoded by the coding sequence GCTCCGTTCCCGTGGGCCTCATCCTCCGCGACATGCTCCATGTCTGCGACACGGCCCGGGAGGCACGGCACATCCTCAACGGCCGGCACGTCCTCATCGACGGCCGCCCCGTGACGAACCCCAAGTTCCCGGTCGGGCTGATGGACGTGGTCTCCCTGGAGGACACGAAGGCCCATTACCGGATGCTCGTCGACCACCGCGGGCGGATGAACCTGCAGACCGTCGAGGCGCCCGAGGCCAAGTGGAAGCTGTGTCGGATCGAGAACAAGACGACGGTCCGCGGGGGGAAGACGCAGATCAACCTCCACGACGGTCGCAACGTGCTCTTGCCCAAGGACGCACACAAGACGGGGACCACCCTCAAGCTCGGCGTGCCGGACCAGAAGGTCCTGGCTCACTTCGATCTCGCGGAGGGCGCCACCGCGCTGATCACGGGCGGCAAGCACGTGGGGGAGCTCGCTCACGTCCTCGCGGTCCAGAAGACGCGCAACCCGAGGGCGAACGTGGTCACGTTCAAGGAAGGCTTCTCCACGGACGTCGACAAGGTGTTCGTCGTGGGCAAGGAGGCCGCGGAAGTCAAGCTGCCGGAGGTCTCGGCGCTCTAG
- a CDS encoding 50S ribosomal protein L5, with the protein MAGMREIRIEKVVVNVGVGEAGDKLVKAQKVLQLVTQQKPTQTLAHAAVRDWGVRKNMAIGTKVTLRGAEAESFLKRALSIRNNRLPAYSFDPRGNFSFGVPDYTDFEGMKYDPEIGVFGMDVAVSLQRPGFRVARRRVRARPIPQRHRITRAEGIEFIKTHFGTEVVE; encoded by the coding sequence ATGGCGGGCATGCGCGAGATCCGGATCGAGAAGGTCGTCGTGAACGTCGGCGTGGGCGAGGCGGGCGACAAGCTCGTCAAGGCCCAAAAGGTCCTCCAGCTCGTGACCCAGCAGAAGCCGACCCAGACCCTGGCCCACGCGGCCGTGCGGGACTGGGGTGTGCGGAAGAACATGGCGATCGGCACGAAGGTGACGCTGCGCGGCGCCGAGGCGGAATCGTTCCTCAAGCGCGCCCTGTCCATCCGGAACAACCGCCTCCCGGCGTACAGCTTCGATCCTCGCGGCAATTTCTCCTTCGGCGTTCCCGACTACACGGACTTCGAGGGCATGAAATACGACCCCGAGATCGGCGTGTTCGGCATGGACGTCGCCGTGAGCCTCCAGCGGCCGGGGTTCCGCGTCGCGAGGCGGCGCGTCCGCGCCCGCCCGATCCCGCAGCGTCATCGAATCACCCGGGCCGAGGGCATCGAGTTCATCAAGACCCACTTCGGAACCGAGGTGGTCGAGTGA